Proteins found in one Oncorhynchus mykiss isolate Arlee chromosome 3, USDA_OmykA_1.1, whole genome shotgun sequence genomic segment:
- the LOC110507876 gene encoding ribonuclease P protein subunit p38, with translation MATPGKVSKKERKKQIPAKTSLNSPYRLQWSPLQSDDVHFILDTLKSKLSATGLEKKEVKGFRQWGKKRNKNPPTGHDSVAEPPQITLDTVTPECPVKPREQGWTDVAARRQLAIGINEVTKALEKNQLRLVLVCKSVKPPHMTSHLIALCRTRGVAACQVPRLSESVAGLLGLKCVLALGFRQGDRNEDPTFSDTVEAIVPRVPALQVAWIPSPTSETGATVEGQVGEGEGKAAGQKRKIEDISPDITECPSCVLQPLKVKRIIPNPYKIRKPKTKKK, from the coding sequence ATGGCCACTCCAGGCAAAGTGTCGAAAAAGGAGCGGAAGAAGCAGATCCCAGCTAAGACGTCCCTGAACTCCCCCTACAGACTGCAATGGAGCCCACTGCAGAGTGATGATGTACACTTCATCCTGGACACTCTGAAGAGCAAACTGTCAGCAACTGGCCTGGAAAAGAAAGAGGTGAAAGGGTTTCGACAGTGGGGGAAAAAGAGAAATAAGAACCCACCTACAGGACATGACTCGGTAGCTGAGCCCCCACAGATAACCCTCGACACTGTAACACCGGAATGTCCTGTTAAACCCAGAGAGCAAGGCTGGACTGACGTAGCCGCTAGGAGGCAGCTGGCCATCGGCATCAATGAGGTCACCAAGGCTCTGGAGAAGAACCAGCTCCGGCTGGTGCTCGTGTGCAAGTCGGTCAAACCGCCGCACATGACGAGCCACCTGATAGCTCTGTGCCGGACGCGGGGCGTGGCGGCATGCCAGGTGCCGCGTCTCAGTGAGAGTGTGGCGGGACTGCTGGGGCTGAAGTGCGTCCTGGCACTGGGATTCAGACAAGGGGACAGGAACGAGGATCCGACGTTCTCTGACACTGTGGAAGCAATTGTACCCAGAGTGCCTGCTCTGCAGGTTGCCTGGATACCAAGCCCTACCAGTGAAACAGGTGCAACAGTTGAGGGgcaggtaggagagggagagggaaaagctGCAGGCCAAAAACGGAAAATTGAAGACATTTCTCCAGACATTACAGAATGTCCATCCTGCGTACTTCAGCCTCTTAAAGTGAAAAGGATTATCCCGAACCCCTATAAAATACGGAAACCAAAGACCAAGAAAAAGTAG
- the LOC110507851 gene encoding acyl-CoA-binding domain-containing protein 7-like: MSLQAEFERVADDVKKVKSRPSDQELLDMYGLYKQAIFGDINIDKPGMLDMKGKAKWEAWDSRKGMSKEDAMTAYIALAKEIISKY; the protein is encoded by the exons ATGTCTCTTCAG GCAGAGTTTGAGCGAGTAGCAGATGATGTGAAGAAGGTGAAGTCCAGACCTTCAGACCAGGAGCTGCTGGACATGTATGGTCTGTATAAGCAGGCCATATTTGGAGACATCAACATTG ACAAGCCAGGCATGTTAGACATGAAGGGAAAAGCCAAGTGGGAGGCCTGGGATTCTaggaaag GTATGTCCAAGGAGGATGCCATGACAGCTTACATCGCACTTGCAAAGGAGATCATCAGCAAATACTAA
- the LOC110507805 gene encoding zinc finger protein 37 isoform X1: protein MANNNIIFTPFLPLKKKPDRDSEWRKLKDKSRNRINIGEAFTRWRNLKEGKSMPTDAEVALFLLDRLAAPLPQPAAPPPSPEDIIVNIDCLLQLFQRCEQCRRESVIQTQGDRTCLSVTQHCQSCNHRRTWASNASTVQTMLKGNGDEPQNIQVDMQVALPSEDTDGASPSENRDGDLPSEDRDEALDLTGSLEMEVTVDQPPRPGGSGMSLVRGKNEGNKGTEERKKVTKVVLDSEMDCARSQEDNGLSSQEDEEGEERKGKFLGGEQQENGAEQRASIEVTIYSIEPEDSESPTSQIDRGEKTEVAADGCEGEGDVCEMEGEETDEEDRQTESGSEFDPETEEERLGESDSEFDPEEEKPTSSRGRGRGRGRGRGRGRGKGRCRGRQLQQPTGGTGLDESAEDSDGSPSSSPQRDQQDQESFSGAAGELGSGDLVSIRQKFKYSKKHHMVLCPECGVLYTTRLKHHKCEHKFMVRCPDCGQGCASELGLKQHRRLHRQDLKFPCKFCLQSFRTRPDKLTHEKTHRFKRLKGHRCYSCSECPLSFDNILIRNRHLREHESKRHICHTCYKEFNKGHLLERHALSHSDDKPFKCQVCQRAFAQLSQLKSHLRVHTGERPFQCQRCDKSFNHNVSLKNHVRRYHSPDSGLDPDGGTEVGGQGGSRETDGRTGQEGGEVKSRKPRQQVELTFMTEWEMWAGGQGAKRVEEKPRKRKRQCNDDPEEEEEERQRESDSDFDPVAEKKMGSSKGRGPGRGGGRGSGGSH, encoded by the exons ATGGCCAATAATAATATAATCTTTACACCCTTTTTACCACTGAAGAAGAAACCCGATCGAGATTCTGAGTGGAGAAAATTAAAGGACAAATCCAGAAATCGGATTAATATCGGAGAAGCTTTTACCAGATGGAGGAACCTCAAGGAGGGGAAATCTATGCCTACAGATGCCGAagtggctttgtttttgcttgACAG GTTAGCTGCCCCCCTTCCACAACCTgctgccccccctccctccccagaagATATAATCGTGAACATCGACTGCCTGCTGCAGCTGTTTCAGCGGTGTGAGCAGTGCAGGCGTGAGAGTGTGATCCAGACGCAGGGAGACAGGACATGCCTCTCTGTGACCCAACACTGCCAGAGCTGCAACCACCGCAGGACATGGGCAAGCAACGCATCTACTGTCCAGACAATGCTCAAAGGAAATGGGGACGAGCCACAGAATATTCAG GTTGATATGCAGGTGGCCCTGCCATCTGAGGACACAGATGGAGCCTCGCCGTCTGAGAACCGAGATGGGGACTTGCCATCGGAGGACAGAGATGAGGCTCTGGATCTGACTGGCTCTTTGGAGATGGAGGTGACTGTAGACCAGCCACCAAGACCAGGAGGAAGTGGCATGTCCCTGGTGAGGGGGAAAAATGAGGGGAAcaaaggaacagaggagagaaagaaagtgacTAAGGTGGTGTTGGACAGTGAGATGGACTGTGCACGAAGCCAGGAGGACAATGGCCTGTCCTCACAGGAggatgaggaaggagaggagagaaagggaaagttCCTAGGTGGTGAACAACAGGAGAATGGTGCTGAGCAGCGGGCCTCTATTGAGGTGACAATATACTCTATAGAGCCTGAGGACTCTGAAAGCCCAACCTCTcagatagacagaggagagaagacgGAGGTCGCTGCAGATGGGTGTGAGGGGGAGGGTGATGTGTGTGAGATGGAGGGTGAAGAGACAGATGaggaagatagacagacagagagtggctCTGAATTTGACCCAGAAACTGAggaagagagactgggagagagtgACTCTGAATTTGACCCAGAAGAGGAGAAACCAACGAgtagtagagggagagggagagggagaggcaggggaaggggaaggggaagggggaaagggagatGCAGAGGAAGGCAATTGCAGCAgcctacaggagggactggtttgGATGAGTCTGCTGAAGACTCTGATGGATCACCTTCATCATCACCCCAGAGAGACCAGCAGGACCAGGAGTCGTTCAGCGGTGCTGCTGGAGAACTGGGCTCCGGGGACCTTGTCAGCATCCGGCAGAAATTCAAATACTCTAAAAAACACCACATGGTCCTCTGTCCTGAATGTGGCGTCCTGTACACCACCAGGCTGAAACACCATAAGTGTGAACACAAGTTCATGGTCCGCTGTCCAGACTGTGGGCAGGGTTGTGCGAGTGAACTGGGCCTCAAGCAGCACCGGAGGCTACACCGTCAGGACCTTAAGTTTCCCTGTAAGTTCTGCCTCCAATCCTTCAGGACACGGCCAGACAAGCTGACCCACGAGAAGACCCACAGATTCAAAAGATTAAAAGGTCACAGATGCTACAGCTGCTCAGAGTGCCCACTGAGCTTTGACAACATCCTCATACGGAATCGCCATCTCAGAGAGCACGAGTCCAAGAGACACATCTGTCACACATGTTACAAGGAATTCAACAAGGGTCACCTCCTGGAGAGGCACGCACTGTCCCACAGTGACGACAAGCCCTTCAAGTGCCAG GTGTGCCAGCGTGCCTTTGCCCAGCTCAGCCAGCTGAAGTCCCACCTGCGCGTCCACACTGGGGAGAGGCCCTTCCAATGCCAGCGCTGCGACAAGAGCTTCAACCACAACGTCAGCCTCAAGAACCACGTCAGACGCTACCACAGCCCAGACTCAGGGCTGGACCCTGATGGAGGCACAGAAGTTGGGGGACAGGGGGGGAGCAGGGAAACAGATGGCAGGACTgggcaggagggaggggaggtgaaaTCGAGGAAGCCTCGGCAGCAGGTAGAGCTTACCTTTATGACTGAGTGGGAGATGTGGGCAGGAGGACAGGGAGcaaagagagtggaggagaaacCGAGGAAGAGGAAACGCCAGTGCAATGATGatcctgaagaggaggaggaggagaggcagcgagagagtgACTCTGACTTTGACCCAGTGGCGGAGAAGAAGATGGGGAGTAGTAAAGGGAGGGggccagggagaggaggggggagaggaagtgGAGGGAGTCACTAG
- the LOC110507805 gene encoding zinc finger and SCAN domain-containing protein 2 isoform X2 gives MQVALPSEDTDGASPSENRDGDLPSEDRDEALDLTGSLEMEVTVDQPPRPGGSGMSLVRGKNEGNKGTEERKKVTKVVLDSEMDCARSQEDNGLSSQEDEEGEERKGKFLGGEQQENGAEQRASIEVTIYSIEPEDSESPTSQIDRGEKTEVAADGCEGEGDVCEMEGEETDEEDRQTESGSEFDPETEEERLGESDSEFDPEEEKPTSSRGRGRGRGRGRGRGRGKGRCRGRQLQQPTGGTGLDESAEDSDGSPSSSPQRDQQDQESFSGAAGELGSGDLVSIRQKFKYSKKHHMVLCPECGVLYTTRLKHHKCEHKFMVRCPDCGQGCASELGLKQHRRLHRQDLKFPCKFCLQSFRTRPDKLTHEKTHRFKRLKGHRCYSCSECPLSFDNILIRNRHLREHESKRHICHTCYKEFNKGHLLERHALSHSDDKPFKCQVCQRAFAQLSQLKSHLRVHTGERPFQCQRCDKSFNHNVSLKNHVRRYHSPDSGLDPDGGTEVGGQGGSRETDGRTGQEGGEVKSRKPRQQVELTFMTEWEMWAGGQGAKRVEEKPRKRKRQCNDDPEEEEEERQRESDSDFDPVAEKKMGSSKGRGPGRGGGRGSGGSH, from the exons ATGCAGGTGGCCCTGCCATCTGAGGACACAGATGGAGCCTCGCCGTCTGAGAACCGAGATGGGGACTTGCCATCGGAGGACAGAGATGAGGCTCTGGATCTGACTGGCTCTTTGGAGATGGAGGTGACTGTAGACCAGCCACCAAGACCAGGAGGAAGTGGCATGTCCCTGGTGAGGGGGAAAAATGAGGGGAAcaaaggaacagaggagagaaagaaagtgacTAAGGTGGTGTTGGACAGTGAGATGGACTGTGCACGAAGCCAGGAGGACAATGGCCTGTCCTCACAGGAggatgaggaaggagaggagagaaagggaaagttCCTAGGTGGTGAACAACAGGAGAATGGTGCTGAGCAGCGGGCCTCTATTGAGGTGACAATATACTCTATAGAGCCTGAGGACTCTGAAAGCCCAACCTCTcagatagacagaggagagaagacgGAGGTCGCTGCAGATGGGTGTGAGGGGGAGGGTGATGTGTGTGAGATGGAGGGTGAAGAGACAGATGaggaagatagacagacagagagtggctCTGAATTTGACCCAGAAACTGAggaagagagactgggagagagtgACTCTGAATTTGACCCAGAAGAGGAGAAACCAACGAgtagtagagggagagggagagggagaggcaggggaaggggaaggggaagggggaaagggagatGCAGAGGAAGGCAATTGCAGCAgcctacaggagggactggtttgGATGAGTCTGCTGAAGACTCTGATGGATCACCTTCATCATCACCCCAGAGAGACCAGCAGGACCAGGAGTCGTTCAGCGGTGCTGCTGGAGAACTGGGCTCCGGGGACCTTGTCAGCATCCGGCAGAAATTCAAATACTCTAAAAAACACCACATGGTCCTCTGTCCTGAATGTGGCGTCCTGTACACCACCAGGCTGAAACACCATAAGTGTGAACACAAGTTCATGGTCCGCTGTCCAGACTGTGGGCAGGGTTGTGCGAGTGAACTGGGCCTCAAGCAGCACCGGAGGCTACACCGTCAGGACCTTAAGTTTCCCTGTAAGTTCTGCCTCCAATCCTTCAGGACACGGCCAGACAAGCTGACCCACGAGAAGACCCACAGATTCAAAAGATTAAAAGGTCACAGATGCTACAGCTGCTCAGAGTGCCCACTGAGCTTTGACAACATCCTCATACGGAATCGCCATCTCAGAGAGCACGAGTCCAAGAGACACATCTGTCACACATGTTACAAGGAATTCAACAAGGGTCACCTCCTGGAGAGGCACGCACTGTCCCACAGTGACGACAAGCCCTTCAAGTGCCAG GTGTGCCAGCGTGCCTTTGCCCAGCTCAGCCAGCTGAAGTCCCACCTGCGCGTCCACACTGGGGAGAGGCCCTTCCAATGCCAGCGCTGCGACAAGAGCTTCAACCACAACGTCAGCCTCAAGAACCACGTCAGACGCTACCACAGCCCAGACTCAGGGCTGGACCCTGATGGAGGCACAGAAGTTGGGGGACAGGGGGGGAGCAGGGAAACAGATGGCAGGACTgggcaggagggaggggaggtgaaaTCGAGGAAGCCTCGGCAGCAGGTAGAGCTTACCTTTATGACTGAGTGGGAGATGTGGGCAGGAGGACAGGGAGcaaagagagtggaggagaaacCGAGGAAGAGGAAACGCCAGTGCAATGATGatcctgaagaggaggaggaggagaggcagcgagagagtgACTCTGACTTTGACCCAGTGGCGGAGAAGAAGATGGGGAGTAGTAAAGGGAGGGggccagggagaggaggggggagaggaagtgGAGGGAGTCACTAG
- the LOC110507843 gene encoding peroxisomal carnitine O-octanoyltransferase-like, whose product MVNQVSEYPAEQTFQYQHSLPPLPVPSLEGSVAKYLDAVRPFVTEEEYQVTAAVVKRFGEGIDKDLHQKLLQRARTHRNWVHTLNTLHS is encoded by the exons ATGGTCAACCAGGTGTCAGAGTACCCTGCTGAGCAAACGTTCCAGTACCAGCATAGCCTGCCTCCTCTCCCTGTACCGTCTCTAGAGGGGAGCGTCGCCAAGTACCTGGATGCAG TGCGGCCGTTTGTTACAGAGGAGGAGTACCAGGTGACTGCAGCCGTAGTGAAGAGGTTTGGAGAGGGCATCGACAAAGACCTGCACCAAAAACTACTGCAGAGagccaggacacacaggaactgggtacacacactcaacacactgCACAGCTAG